The candidate division KSB1 bacterium genome has a segment encoding these proteins:
- a CDS encoding SagB/ThcOx family dehydrogenase translates to MKGRMLLLYGLMMFGLLSAQEARSIKLNPPDLTRGLPFMQTLAVKASATEWSDKEISLQDLSDLLWAANGLNRPAENKTTASSAMNAHDVDIFVFMKDGVYVYDFQNHELDWVRDGDFRGQIYRPRPRPITNAAEPAEPTPQVTDAPIQLLLISDTDRFRAGSKEARYEWAALDAGIISQNISLFCAATGLKTRPRALVDKDRVREILNLKESQYVFLNHPIGYAK, encoded by the coding sequence ATGAAAGGAAGAATGTTGCTTTTGTATGGATTAATGATGTTCGGACTGCTTTCGGCTCAGGAGGCGCGGAGCATCAAGCTCAATCCTCCCGACTTGACGCGCGGGCTGCCGTTCATGCAGACCTTGGCGGTCAAGGCATCGGCGACAGAGTGGTCGGATAAGGAGATCAGCCTACAGGACCTCTCCGATTTGCTCTGGGCCGCCAACGGATTGAATCGCCCGGCTGAGAACAAGACCACCGCCTCGTCGGCCATGAACGCGCATGACGTCGACATTTTTGTCTTTATGAAGGACGGCGTCTATGTATACGATTTTCAGAACCATGAGCTGGATTGGGTGCGCGACGGCGATTTTCGCGGGCAAATCTATCGACCGAGGCCGAGGCCTATAACCAATGCTGCCGAACCGGCTGAACCAACCCCGCAAGTGACCGACGCCCCGATTCAGCTTTTGTTGATCTCGGACACCGACCGTTTTCGTGCCGGCAGCAAAGAGGCGCGGTACGAGTGGGCCGCCCTCGATGCCGGAATCATCTCACAGAACATCTCGCTTTTTTGTGCCGCCACGGGACTTAAAACCCGACCTCGTGCTCTGGTCGATAAGGATAGGGTACGAGAGATCCTTAATCTGAAAGAGTCGCAGTACGTCTTTCTCAACCACCCGATCGGCTACGCCAAATAG